A genomic region of Runella rosea contains the following coding sequences:
- a CDS encoding DMT family transporter has protein sequence MRLTYFKLIATVFFWGTNFAAGKIAVQSLGPYSTAFLRFVIGAMLLMAYLYKTNGKIPSLTPKQWGLVFISALMGVFLYNLFFFSGIQYMPTVRASLVIAFAPITITLGSWLFLGEQVSVIKWAGIALSIFGAAVVLARGDFSSLLSNTTWGLGELLIMGCVLSWTVYTLIGRVALKTIPALSLSSFSALIGAVLLFIPALQHGLIERLEQASWQALAAVVYMAMTATALGFIWYYEAVQKIGATKAAVVGNLTPVFAAIIAVTLLGEELTLTTIIGGVLVLAGVLLTTMK, from the coding sequence ATGCGTCTTACCTACTTTAAACTCATCGCTACCGTTTTTTTCTGGGGCACTAATTTCGCGGCGGGCAAAATCGCCGTTCAATCTTTAGGACCTTATTCAACGGCCTTCCTGCGGTTTGTCATCGGAGCGATGCTATTGATGGCTTATCTTTACAAAACCAACGGCAAAATTCCTTCTCTTACCCCCAAGCAATGGGGGTTGGTGTTTATCTCTGCACTAATGGGGGTGTTTTTATATAACTTGTTCTTTTTCAGTGGTATTCAGTATATGCCTACGGTACGAGCCTCGCTCGTAATTGCCTTTGCGCCCATTACGATTACGCTGGGAAGTTGGCTTTTTTTAGGGGAGCAGGTGTCTGTTATCAAATGGGCGGGCATTGCGTTGTCTATTTTTGGGGCGGCTGTTGTGCTTGCTCGCGGTGATTTTTCATCCCTTCTTTCCAACACAACCTGGGGGTTGGGCGAATTGCTCATCATGGGCTGTGTTTTGAGTTGGACGGTTTATACGCTCATTGGCCGAGTAGCGCTGAAAACCATTCCTGCGCTGTCGCTTAGTTCTTTCTCGGCGCTGATTGGCGCGGTTTTGTTGTTTATCCCTGCACTTCAACATGGATTAATCGAACGTTTGGAACAAGCAAGTTGGCAGGCATTGGCGGCGGTAGTGTACATGGCAATGACCGCCACCGCGCTGGGGTTTATTTGGTATTATGAAGCCGTTCAAAAAATAGGCGCTACCAAAGCCGCCGTCGTAGGAAACTTGACCCCCGTTTTTGCGGCCATTATTGCCGTTACGCTTTTGGGAGAAGAACTGACATTGACAACCATCATCGGAGGGGTTTTGGTATTGGCGGGGGTACTACTGACGACGATGAAGTAA
- a CDS encoding glycosyltransferase family 2 protein: MAKAENHFPGVTLLITHYNRSSSLERLLKAFDAISCSFEDIVVSDDASKPEHQQAMEEMRKRFPFRLITTPKNKGLANNLNKGQEAVTTPYTLYVQEDFIPKPAFIPKLKAALGFLNDDASLDMVRFYAYYEYAHLEPFKEGFSRMVYKPWSAKYDKIYFYSDHPHLRRSTFLNKFGRYVEGIKSDKAEYMMCLAFIQNKGTGLFYDDFKGLFDQVNSDNEPSTVQRNNWRQQSNNPFIRLARTLYRQIKYNYDLRFTRPH, encoded by the coding sequence ATGGCTAAAGCGGAGAACCATTTCCCTGGCGTTACATTGCTCATTACGCATTACAATCGCAGCAGTTCGCTGGAACGTTTGCTAAAAGCATTTGATGCTATTTCCTGTTCATTTGAAGACATTGTGGTTTCAGATGACGCCAGCAAGCCCGAGCATCAACAGGCTATGGAAGAGATGCGTAAACGTTTTCCGTTTCGGCTCATTACGACGCCTAAAAACAAAGGGTTGGCCAATAATCTCAACAAAGGGCAGGAGGCCGTAACAACGCCGTATACGCTCTATGTGCAGGAGGATTTTATTCCTAAACCCGCCTTTATCCCCAAGCTGAAAGCTGCACTTGGTTTTCTCAATGACGATGCGTCTTTGGACATGGTGCGTTTTTATGCCTATTATGAGTATGCCCATTTGGAGCCGTTTAAAGAAGGGTTTTCGCGCATGGTCTATAAACCTTGGTCGGCCAAATACGATAAAATTTACTTCTACAGCGACCACCCGCACCTGCGGCGTAGCACGTTTTTGAACAAATTTGGGCGTTACGTAGAAGGGATTAAGTCGGATAAAGCAGAGTATATGATGTGCCTCGCCTTCATTCAAAATAAAGGTACGGGCCTGTTTTACGATGACTTCAAAGGGTTATTTGACCAAGTAAATTCGGACAATGAACCCAGCACGGTGCAGCGTAATAACTGGCGTCAACAAAGCAATAATCCATTCATACGCCTAGCACGGACGCTGTATCGGCAAATCAAATACAACTACGATTTACGTTTTACCCGCCCGCATTGA
- a CDS encoding carbohydrate-binding protein — MKKLYLNVLLLLLTISVFAQKAIPGKIEAEAYDAMSGIATENTQDTGGGLNVGWIEDNDWMDYNVNVPVSGTYKFSFRTAKGFGDGTLEVRTTNGTVLGSVVLPFTGGWQGWGTSSIIIPLTAGQQTLRIYAKYGSWNFNWFEVEKYNAIPGRIEAENYDVMSGINTENTQDTGGGLNIGWINDGDWMDYTVNVAASGIYTFGFRVAKGYGDGTIEVKSATGAVLGSIVLPYTGGWQGWATAKVFIPLTAGQQTLRIYAKHGDWNFNWFEVTGSRPILGKTEAEDYDVVSDVKPENTQDVGGGSNVGWIDDNDWLDYHFSVDEAATYKFTFRIAKPYGDGKLELRNASGGVLSALTLPVTGGWQTWDTVSTTVALPVGKQIIRIYAVNGSWNFNWFNVTKGANTQIQSVINFGALPQKTVGDAPFDLVASSNQNQTPITFTSSNPAVASVSNVSGVWKATILTAGTTTITASQAGNTSYLSANNVNQTLTVVTATPPPPPYTGVKIPIQAARWYQLNNAPKGLEGLFDNVTDVTVHTGYSKVLENYDAYYPLLEGEQMTIDRIKFFDGEGSFADKPMTLSIITSDWRRIPVATFTGEVYNGWVGPYSGRSTTGDAKFNLDSAITNARYLVINAWWGYPTEIELYGAYTPPSATSNGPYRQKSIKLKEMIGVNAFEWDFEEAWDNRISETKLKAMKTFGGIRHYIDWEKLEPNEGGYTFNPTHSGSWDYDGLYTRLKAEGMEVLACIKTIPPWMTATYPEGERDSENVPLRYGKNFSDPLSYIEQAKVAFQYAARYGNNPNVNPALLSVDTRQRWNGDGINEVKIGLNLIKYIECDNERDKWWKGRKAYQTGREYAANLSAFYDGHKNTMGPGVGVKNADPSIKIVIAGLASPFIGVDYIKGMIDWCKEFRGYRPDGSVNLCWDVINYHFYPDNASSTQDGTGTRGVAPEVSTAGIVTEKFIQLAQKESQDMPVWMSETGYDVNQGSPLKAIAIGNKSVLQTQADWILRNALFYARKGIERVYFYQTYDYDINNPTQFGSSGLLNNNQTRKPAADFLYQTNRQFGQYTYKETLQNNPIIDRYELNGKSAYALVIPDETGRTGSATLNLGSATSAKIYTPTIGRDTMNVELVSTTQGQLTVTVTETPIFIVASDQVVSSTTDSTSTPIARIGDKTNATFAPKELVAENVKLHDIVTVYPNPSTDYVLVSFESTSREKLQVRIFNANLGILHREATFTKTATSFSERVDVSNLLPGAYIIEIQQGNQRAFRKIVKAP, encoded by the coding sequence ATGAAAAAACTCTATCTAAATGTACTCCTGCTGTTATTAACCATAAGCGTTTTCGCTCAGAAAGCCATTCCGGGCAAAATTGAGGCTGAAGCATACGATGCCATGAGCGGCATTGCAACTGAAAACACCCAAGATACTGGCGGTGGCCTAAATGTAGGCTGGATTGAAGACAACGATTGGATGGATTATAATGTCAATGTTCCAGTCAGCGGGACGTATAAGTTCAGTTTCAGAACCGCCAAGGGATTTGGCGATGGCACCCTTGAAGTAAGAACAACCAATGGCACAGTGCTGGGTTCGGTCGTTTTGCCGTTTACTGGCGGCTGGCAAGGATGGGGGACATCGAGCATCATTATTCCGCTCACGGCCGGACAACAAACCTTACGTATTTACGCCAAATACGGCTCATGGAACTTCAACTGGTTTGAAGTAGAAAAATACAACGCCATTCCGGGCAGAATCGAAGCCGAAAACTATGATGTCATGAGCGGCATCAATACCGAAAACACCCAAGACACGGGCGGCGGTTTAAACATTGGCTGGATTAACGACGGAGACTGGATGGACTACACGGTCAACGTGGCCGCTTCAGGAATTTATACCTTCGGTTTTAGGGTGGCCAAAGGATACGGCGACGGTACCATTGAAGTAAAATCTGCCACTGGCGCGGTACTTGGCTCCATTGTGTTGCCCTACACGGGCGGGTGGCAAGGATGGGCCACGGCCAAGGTTTTTATTCCACTCACCGCTGGCCAACAAACACTGCGCATTTATGCCAAGCATGGCGACTGGAATTTCAACTGGTTTGAGGTCACGGGCAGCCGACCGATTCTTGGAAAAACCGAAGCCGAAGACTACGACGTTGTCAGCGACGTAAAACCCGAAAATACCCAAGACGTAGGCGGGGGATCCAATGTAGGTTGGATTGATGACAACGATTGGCTCGATTATCACTTCAGCGTCGACGAAGCCGCCACTTATAAGTTTACTTTCCGCATCGCCAAACCTTACGGAGATGGCAAACTCGAACTCCGAAACGCTTCAGGCGGCGTTTTAAGTGCCCTTACCCTGCCTGTTACGGGAGGCTGGCAAACCTGGGATACAGTCAGCACTACAGTTGCGCTGCCAGTAGGGAAGCAAATTATTAGAATTTACGCCGTTAACGGCAGTTGGAATTTTAATTGGTTTAACGTAACGAAAGGGGCTAATACCCAGATTCAATCGGTCATTAATTTTGGAGCTTTACCCCAAAAAACAGTCGGTGATGCGCCTTTTGATTTGGTCGCCTCCAGTAACCAGAACCAAACGCCCATTACTTTTACTTCTTCCAACCCAGCGGTTGCTTCGGTATCCAACGTCTCTGGTGTTTGGAAAGCCACCATTCTGACGGCGGGTACGACCACCATTACGGCTTCACAGGCTGGCAATACCAGCTACCTGTCAGCAAATAATGTTAACCAAACCCTAACCGTTGTTACCGCTACTCCACCGCCGCCGCCCTATACTGGGGTTAAAATTCCGATTCAAGCCGCCCGCTGGTATCAGCTCAATAACGCGCCCAAAGGTTTGGAAGGCTTATTTGACAACGTGACCGACGTGACCGTGCATACTGGCTACAGCAAAGTGTTGGAGAATTATGATGCTTACTACCCACTTTTGGAAGGCGAACAAATGACAATTGACCGTATCAAATTCTTTGACGGAGAAGGCTCTTTTGCCGACAAACCCATGACGCTCTCGATTATCACCAGCGATTGGCGGCGGATTCCTGTTGCTACGTTTACGGGAGAAGTGTATAACGGCTGGGTAGGTCCCTATTCAGGCCGCTCTACCACGGGCGATGCGAAATTCAACTTAGATTCTGCCATTACCAATGCGCGTTATTTGGTCATCAACGCCTGGTGGGGTTATCCTACCGAAATAGAATTGTACGGTGCTTATACGCCGCCGTCGGCCACATCAAACGGCCCTTACCGCCAAAAATCCATTAAATTGAAGGAAATGATTGGCGTCAACGCGTTTGAGTGGGATTTTGAGGAAGCTTGGGACAACCGTATCAGTGAAACCAAACTGAAGGCCATGAAGACCTTCGGCGGAATACGCCACTACATCGACTGGGAAAAACTAGAACCCAACGAAGGAGGTTATACCTTCAACCCCACCCACAGCGGCAGCTGGGATTATGACGGCCTCTATACACGCCTCAAAGCTGAAGGCATGGAGGTATTGGCCTGTATCAAAACCATTCCACCGTGGATGACCGCTACCTATCCCGAAGGAGAAAGAGACTCAGAGAATGTTCCGCTACGGTACGGCAAGAATTTTTCGGACCCACTTTCGTACATAGAACAGGCAAAAGTCGCATTTCAGTATGCCGCTCGGTACGGAAACAACCCCAATGTCAACCCCGCCTTACTGAGTGTGGATACCCGCCAGCGCTGGAACGGCGACGGCATCAACGAAGTCAAAATCGGGTTGAACCTCATCAAATACATCGAGTGCGACAACGAGCGCGATAAGTGGTGGAAGGGCCGTAAAGCCTACCAAACAGGCCGCGAATACGCCGCCAATTTATCCGCTTTCTACGATGGACATAAAAACACGATGGGTCCTGGCGTAGGCGTAAAAAACGCCGACCCTTCTATCAAAATTGTCATTGCGGGATTGGCGTCTCCCTTTATCGGGGTTGATTACATCAAAGGAATGATTGACTGGTGCAAAGAATTTCGCGGGTACCGCCCTGACGGAAGCGTCAACTTGTGTTGGGACGTGATTAACTACCATTTTTATCCCGACAATGCGTCTTCTACGCAAGACGGGACTGGCACACGCGGCGTAGCGCCAGAAGTATCAACGGCGGGGATAGTGACCGAAAAATTCATCCAATTGGCCCAAAAAGAATCGCAAGATATGCCTGTCTGGATGAGCGAAACCGGCTATGACGTCAATCAAGGAAGTCCGCTTAAAGCCATTGCCATCGGCAATAAGTCGGTCTTACAGACCCAAGCCGACTGGATATTGAGAAATGCCCTTTTCTACGCCCGAAAAGGTATCGAACGGGTTTATTTTTACCAAACTTACGACTACGATATCAATAATCCTACGCAATTCGGTTCTTCTGGGCTACTCAACAACAACCAAACACGCAAACCAGCGGCGGATTTTCTGTACCAAACCAACCGTCAATTCGGGCAGTATACGTACAAAGAAACCCTCCAAAACAACCCCATCATCGACCGCTACGAGCTCAACGGTAAATCGGCGTATGCGCTGGTTATTCCCGACGAAACAGGTCGTACGGGCTCGGCAACGTTAAATTTGGGAAGCGCCACCTCGGCCAAAATCTACACGCCAACCATCGGCCGCGACACCATGAACGTAGAATTGGTCAGCACCACGCAGGGGCAATTGACCGTCACCGTGACTGAAACGCCTATTTTTATTGTAGCCTCCGACCAAGTAGTCAGTAGCACCACCGACTCTACATCGACTCCAATAGCCCGCATTGGCGACAAAACCAACGCCACCTTTGCCCCGAAAGAGTTAGTTGCCGAAAACGTTAAACTACACGACATCGTCACCGTCTACCCTAACCCATCCACCGATTACGTATTGGTTTCGTTTGAAAGTACCAGTCGGGAAAAATTGCAGGTCCGCATTTTCAACGCCAATCTGGGCATCCTCCACCGTGAAGCAACGTTCACTAAAACGGCAACTTCATTTTCCGAAAGGGTGGACGTGTCAAATTTACTGCCTGGTGCTTACATCATCGAGATTCAGCAAGGCAACCAACGCGCCTTCCGTAAAATCGTAAAAGCGCCTTAA
- a CDS encoding glycosyltransferase: protein MVTSANHFAGVTLLITHYNRSSSLERLLISFQNLGCVFDDIVVSDDASKPEHFKAVEAMKEKYGFTLVSTPQNKGLGNNINKGQAAVKSPYTLYVQEDFVPKPAFVTHFKDALAFMELDDELDIVRFYAYFAYPYLKPHAKGYSLMVFKPWVWYTDHLKFYYYSDHPHLRRSTFLDKFGKYVEGIKSDRTEFLMCLSVLKKKGKGLFFNEFTTLFDQKNSSDEPSTIQRSSWRESTNPAFMALRWFYLKFRLLKNTVELITFK, encoded by the coding sequence ATGGTAACCTCTGCCAATCATTTTGCGGGTGTCACGTTGCTCATCACTCATTACAATCGCAGCAGTTCGTTGGAGCGTTTGTTAATATCATTTCAAAACTTAGGTTGCGTGTTTGACGACATCGTGGTCTCTGACGATGCCAGTAAGCCCGAGCATTTTAAGGCGGTAGAGGCAATGAAAGAAAAATACGGATTTACGTTGGTTTCGACACCCCAAAACAAAGGGTTGGGTAACAACATCAATAAAGGACAAGCGGCGGTAAAATCGCCCTACACCCTGTACGTTCAGGAAGATTTTGTGCCAAAACCTGCCTTCGTGACGCATTTCAAAGACGCATTGGCGTTTATGGAGCTAGATGACGAGCTGGATATTGTGCGTTTTTACGCCTATTTTGCCTATCCATACCTCAAACCCCACGCTAAAGGCTATTCGTTGATGGTTTTTAAACCGTGGGTATGGTACACCGACCACCTGAAATTTTACTACTACAGCGACCACCCGCATTTGCGTCGAAGCACGTTTTTGGACAAGTTTGGCAAGTATGTCGAAGGCATTAAATCAGACCGTACCGAGTTTTTGATGTGTTTGTCGGTGCTAAAAAAGAAGGGTAAAGGCCTGTTTTTTAATGAATTTACTACCCTTTTTGACCAAAAGAATTCCAGTGATGAACCCAGTACCATTCAACGGAGTAGTTGGCGCGAAAGCACCAATCCCGCTTTTATGGCCTTGCGGTGGTTTTATCTAAAATTCCGATTGTTAAAAAACACAGTTGAACTTATTACTTTCAAATAA
- a CDS encoding glycosyltransferase, whose amino-acid sequence MPIVIYLVFNVLYLLLSAVAGRLGKADDVSISTKPTLIRKIAVLIPAYKEDKVIIDSVEANLQLDYPKSNFDLFVIADSFLPETLQKLATYPIKVITVEFEQSTVQKSIAYALHQLPRNTYDIVMVSDADNHMRPDFLQRINLAFDQGWKVVQGHRVAKNTNTSVAVFDAMNEEVNNHLFRAGQRALGMSASLIGSGMAFVPDAMMHGMSRLQTIGGYDKELEMNLLLDGFHIAYLKDAYIYDEKVQNLAVFERQRSRWIAAQIHFIKFYFTTGFAQLFKGNFHAFNAYLKGLIMPRTLLLAVLGLGVLIGLVFLNIPILVTMGSLLGVLAFTLAISIPGYLWKKISAKDFLLLFQLIFRMVRSLLNIKAASKSFLPTPHGETETKTP is encoded by the coding sequence ATGCCAATAGTTATCTATTTGGTATTTAATGTTTTGTATTTATTGTTGTCGGCGGTTGCGGGTCGTTTAGGCAAAGCTGACGATGTTTCTATTTCAACCAAACCTACGCTGATACGAAAAATCGCGGTGCTGATTCCAGCCTACAAAGAAGATAAAGTGATTATTGATTCGGTGGAAGCGAACCTTCAACTTGACTATCCAAAAAGTAATTTTGATTTGTTTGTCATTGCAGATTCTTTTTTGCCCGAAACCCTCCAAAAACTGGCGACTTATCCCATTAAAGTCATTACGGTAGAGTTTGAGCAATCTACGGTGCAAAAGTCAATTGCGTATGCGCTGCACCAACTTCCCCGAAATACCTATGATATTGTGATGGTCTCCGACGCCGACAATCACATGCGCCCCGATTTTTTGCAACGCATCAATTTGGCCTTTGACCAAGGCTGGAAAGTAGTACAGGGGCATCGGGTGGCCAAAAATACCAATACCAGTGTGGCGGTTTTTGATGCGATGAACGAAGAAGTCAACAACCATCTTTTTCGCGCGGGCCAACGGGCGTTGGGCATGTCGGCTTCGTTGATCGGGTCGGGGATGGCGTTCGTGCCCGATGCAATGATGCACGGAATGAGTCGCCTCCAAACCATTGGAGGGTATGATAAAGAGTTGGAAATGAATCTATTGTTGGATGGTTTTCATATTGCATACCTGAAGGACGCATACATTTATGATGAAAAAGTACAAAACCTAGCGGTCTTTGAGCGGCAGCGCTCTCGGTGGATTGCGGCCCAGATTCACTTTATTAAGTTTTATTTTACGACTGGATTCGCGCAGTTGTTTAAAGGAAATTTCCATGCCTTCAACGCTTACCTAAAAGGATTGATTATGCCGCGTACGTTGTTGCTGGCGGTTTTAGGACTGGGCGTATTGATTGGTTTGGTATTCTTAAATATTCCGATTTTAGTCACGATGGGGAGCCTGCTGGGCGTTCTTGCTTTTACCCTTGCTATTTCTATTCCGGGGTATCTTTGGAAGAAAATTTCTGCCAAAGATTTTCTTCTCCTATTTCAATTGATTTTCCGAATGGTGCGCTCACTGCTCAATATCAAGGCCGCCAGTAAAAGCTTTTTGCCAACTCCCCACGGAGAAACCGAAACAAAAACGCCGTAG
- a CDS encoding glycosyltransferase family 2 protein, which yields MTNSLLPSWVSKHLSTYPPGDTSAERITDIRSRLSKFRVENPEISIVIPAYNEEANILNLLSSLGDQQTTRSVELLVVNNNSADRTQELLDKCGVRSIFEKQPGVAFARQSGLLAAKGRIIANADADCLYPPGWVEAITAPLQNPAIACSYGLYSFLPSPQSSRLALSLYEKAAHLLNRVRNRHRSYMNVYGFNFAFRRADALAVGGFETDSGREGSVAELIAAGEAPPPSGRCEDGLMALALQNQGKGTTFRVIDPNAKAWTSDRRLVADGSLMKAFSKRFWGGFQEIGHFLSPTPKASS from the coding sequence GTGACTAATTCTTTACTTCCCTCTTGGGTTTCCAAACATTTGTCTACGTATCCGCCTGGCGATACCTCGGCGGAGCGCATCACGGATATTCGGTCGAGGCTGAGTAAGTTTCGGGTAGAAAATCCTGAAATATCCATTGTAATTCCCGCCTATAACGAAGAAGCAAATATTCTGAATCTGCTGTCGTCATTGGGTGACCAACAAACAACGCGAAGCGTAGAACTGTTGGTCGTCAATAACAATTCGGCTGACCGTACGCAAGAGTTGTTGGATAAATGCGGCGTACGTTCAATCTTTGAAAAACAACCGGGCGTGGCTTTTGCCCGTCAGTCGGGATTATTGGCCGCCAAGGGGCGAATCATTGCCAATGCCGACGCTGATTGCCTGTACCCGCCTGGTTGGGTGGAGGCCATTACGGCGCCACTCCAAAACCCCGCCATTGCCTGTTCCTACGGATTATACTCGTTTTTGCCCAGTCCTCAGTCGTCGCGGTTGGCGTTGTCGCTGTATGAAAAAGCGGCACACTTGCTCAATCGGGTGCGCAATCGACACCGGTCGTACATGAATGTGTACGGCTTCAATTTTGCTTTTCGCCGCGCAGATGCGTTGGCGGTGGGTGGTTTTGAGACCGATTCGGGCCGGGAAGGTTCCGTGGCCGAATTGATTGCGGCGGGAGAAGCACCGCCGCCGTCGGGCCGGTGTGAAGACGGATTGATGGCTTTGGCGCTGCAAAATCAGGGAAAAGGTACGACTTTTAGGGTCATTGACCCCAACGCTAAGGCATGGACCAGTGATCGACGATTGGTGGCGGATGGAAGTTTGATGAAAGCATTTTCCAAACGTTTTTGGGGTGGGTTTCAAGAAATTGGCCATTTTTTATCACCCACGCCAAAAGCCTCCTCCTGA
- a CDS encoding T9SS type B sorting domain-containing protein, whose translation MMTNFYKTNRNGNRTVRSYLLLFVGCWLVGVFGRNAFAQNCADGNTISNQTFGTGQRGALPNGYINYTYVTDGCPNDGRYTVAGSVSGACFTNSWHGLNEDHTPGDEAGNMLIINAPYPGEIYRETIANLCTKAAYEYSFWLVNLNLEFPPGTCGFAIPNDPDITIRIETPDGQLIDTLHTGVTLRTPTPVWRKFALTFSFPPMAEETTDVVIRLIDNGQGGCGNDFALDDLVLKRCTDCESPSVYVPDIFTPNNDGQNDVLDVFMSNVAAFEFVVYDRWGSAIFVSRDPTVKWDGKFKNVACLEGVYAWSMTYTFTNSTQKYTKNGQVVLAH comes from the coding sequence ATGATGACGAATTTCTACAAAACGAATCGTAACGGAAACCGAACTGTGCGCTCGTATCTGTTGCTTTTCGTGGGGTGTTGGTTGGTAGGGGTGTTTGGGAGGAATGCATTTGCCCAGAATTGTGCCGATGGAAATACCATCAGTAATCAAACATTTGGTACGGGTCAGCGGGGGGCTTTGCCAAACGGCTACATCAACTATACTTACGTAACCGATGGCTGTCCCAATGACGGACGCTACACGGTGGCGGGCTCGGTGAGTGGGGCATGTTTTACTAACAGTTGGCACGGACTGAATGAAGACCATACTCCCGGAGACGAGGCGGGTAATATGTTGATTATCAATGCACCCTATCCGGGTGAGATTTATCGGGAAACCATTGCCAATTTATGTACCAAAGCAGCGTACGAATATTCGTTTTGGTTGGTGAATTTAAACCTTGAATTTCCGCCAGGAACCTGTGGTTTTGCCATACCCAATGACCCCGATATTACCATTCGTATAGAAACGCCCGACGGTCAATTGATTGATACTTTACATACGGGAGTAACTTTACGAACACCGACGCCCGTTTGGCGAAAGTTTGCCTTGACTTTCAGTTTCCCTCCCATGGCGGAGGAGACGACAGATGTAGTGATTCGGCTGATTGACAACGGACAAGGAGGGTGTGGAAATGACTTTGCGCTGGATGATTTGGTCCTGAAAAGGTGTACCGATTGTGAAAGTCCGAGTGTGTATGTGCCCGATATATTTACGCCTAATAACGACGGTCAAAATGATGTTTTGGACGTTTTTATGAGCAACGTAGCCGCGTTTGAATTTGTGGTGTATGACCGGTGGGGAAGTGCAATTTTTGTGAGCCGCGACCCGACGGTCAAGTGGGACGGGAAATTTAAAAACGTGGCGTGTCTGGAAGGGGTGTATGCGTGGTCAATGACATATACATTTACGAACTCAACCCAAAAATACACCAAAAATGGTCAGGTGGTGTTGGCTCATTAA
- a CDS encoding glycosyltransferase family 25 protein, which yields MKSVYEFLNGYFDRVFVVTLRRATDRQEAVKQHLEGLNYELFWAVDKKDFTLADSIKSGVYDEAKAVKFNRHRHSKLSLGEIACAWSHRNLYEKIVQEGHERVLIFEDDVVPKLQMLELLRTTMNQLPEHWELVYLGFLKNEEITPKHWRKKQFYKLLATFRAYKWLTRHHVNNLYPKPYSTNLRIAGLHDCTHAYAVSKSAAEKLLKAQTPIYSRADELMTHEVIRGNLAAFICRPTFFDQEDFARGHANADSYIWS from the coding sequence ATGAAATCAGTCTACGAATTTTTGAACGGTTATTTTGACCGAGTTTTTGTGGTTACGCTAAGGCGGGCCACTGACCGACAGGAGGCTGTAAAACAGCACCTTGAGGGGTTAAACTATGAGCTCTTTTGGGCGGTAGATAAAAAGGATTTTACCCTCGCAGACTCCATCAAGTCGGGGGTGTATGATGAAGCCAAAGCGGTAAAATTCAATCGTCATAGGCACAGCAAATTATCGTTGGGTGAAATCGCCTGCGCTTGGTCGCACCGAAATCTTTACGAAAAAATTGTACAAGAAGGCCACGAACGCGTGCTGATTTTTGAAGACGACGTGGTGCCTAAACTTCAGATGCTAGAACTACTGCGTACGACAATGAATCAACTGCCCGAACATTGGGAGTTGGTGTATCTGGGTTTTTTGAAAAATGAAGAAATAACGCCCAAACATTGGCGTAAAAAGCAGTTCTATAAATTGTTGGCAACTTTCCGAGCTTACAAGTGGCTCACCCGCCACCACGTCAATAATTTATATCCTAAACCTTACTCTACCAATTTACGCATTGCTGGTTTGCACGATTGTACGCACGCGTATGCTGTGTCAAAATCAGCGGCTGAAAAACTGCTGAAAGCACAAACCCCCATTTATTCAAGAGCCGATGAGCTGATGACGCATGAGGTAATCAGAGGTAATCTTGCCGCCTTTATTTGCCGCCCCACTTTTTTTGACCAGGAAGATTTTGCGAGGGGCCACGCTAACGCAGATTCCTACATTTGGTCGTAG